Below is a window of Streptomyces sp. WMMB303 DNA.
GCTGCTGCGGGGCAAGCGCTATCTCGACCCGCTCTCCCTGCTGCCCGCCGCGCTCCTTGGCGGACCCTCCCGGCTGCTGCCCGTCCGCGGAGTGCCGGTACCGGACGAGGGCAGCGCCCCGGGGCGGCGGGAATCGGCGGACAGCGGACCGGGCCGGGTGCCGCAGGCCGCTGCCACCGACAGAGACAGCCCGGCCGCCGGCCTGGGCGCCTCGGCTCTCGCGCTGGGCGCGCTGTGGGCGCACCGGCGGCTGAACGGCAGGTCCGGGGCAAGGCCGCGGGCCGCGGGCGGTGGCCGATCGGCCGGATGCCGGGAGGCGGAAGGACCGCCTCCCACCGACCGCCTGTCCGCGGTCAGCCGCGGACGCCGTTCAGCGCCATGGAGACGGCGGCCTCGGCGATCTGCTCCGGGTCCTCGGCGGCTCCCAGCTCGATACGACGCACCCCCGCGTCCACGACGCCCTGCAGCAGCACGGCGACGAGACGGGGCCGGGCGTGGCCGAGCTCGCCGAGCGCCTCGACGACCATCGAGATCAGCCCGCCATGTGCGGCGCGGATCCGCTCGCGCGCCCCTCCATCCAGTTCACCCGCGGAGATCGCGACGACGGCGCGGTGGCGGCGGTCCCCGACCAGGGCCAACTGCCTGCGGACGTATGCCTCGACCTTGCCCCCGGGTGTCGGTGCGGCCCGCATGGCCGACTCGACCTCGGCTGCCCACACCGGGAAGTCGGCAGCGCACAGCTCTTCGACGACCGCGGCACGGGAGCGGAAGTACTCGTAGACGGAGGAGCGCGCCAAGCCGGTGCGCTGCGCGAGGGCGGGGAAGGTCAGGGCTTCCGTACCGCCCTCGGACAGCAGTGACCTGGCGGCGTCCAGCAGGGCCGCGCGCTGCATCGTCCGGTGCTCGGCCACGGAGGCCGCTCGAATCCTGGGCACGACCCCAGCTTAAGGAGGGACGGTCGAAAGTTGCACGGGTCCCGTGCGACCGGCTGGGTCAGCGTCCCGCGTCGGCGAGCTTGGCCCGCAGTTGCAGAACCGATTTGGTGTGGATCTGGCTGACCCTGCTCTCCGTGACCCCGAGCACCTGACCGATCTCGGCGAGGGTGAGACCTTCGTAGTAGTAGAGGGTGACCACCGTCTTCTCCCGTTCGGGGAGGGTGTTGATGGCCCGTGCCAGCAGCCGCCGCAGCTCCCGGTCCTCGGCAACCTCGACGGGGTTGTCGGCTGCGGTGTCCTCCAGCGTGTCCACCAGAGACAGCCGGTCGCCGCCGTCCCCTCCGACGTGCAGCAGTTCCTCCAGAGCCACCACGTTGGCCAGGGACAACTGGCTGAAGACGCCGTGCAGTTCCTCCGTCTCGATGCCCATCTCCTCGGCGACTTCCGACTCGGAGGGGCTCCGCCTGAGCCGGGCCTCGAGGGTGGCGTAGGCACGCTCCACGGCGCGGGCCTTCTGCCGTACCGACCGGGGGATCCAGTCCAGCGCCCGCAGTTCGTCGATCATCGCGCCCCGGATGCGGGTGATGGCGTAGGTCTCGAACTTGATGGAGCGGGAGGGGTCGAACTTCTCGATGGCGTCGATGAGTCCGAAGATCCCCGAGGAGACGAAGTCGGCCTGCTCGACATTGGACGGCAGGCCGACGCTCACCCGGCCCGCGACGTACTTGACCAGCGGCGAATAGTGCAGGATGAGCTGTTCGCGCAGCCCGCTGTCCGCTGTGGCCTTGTAGGACCGCCAGAGTTCATCCAGCGAGCTGGGCGCAGTCCTGGGCGTATCGTCGTCGACCACGAGGCGCGCGGCTGCGGCGGCCGCTGCGGCGGTGCGGTCGGGCCCGGAGATGTGCTGAGGCATACGTCGCCTTGAGCCGTTCTGCTGGGTAGTGGTGGTCTGTCGGTGCGGAAGCGTGAGTCTGATTGCGAGATGGTGTGAGCGTAGCGTGACCGCGACGTCGCGGTAAGCGACGTCCTGGTTCCTTCCCGGCGTCGGCATGCTCCTTTCCGCGGTTGTTCGGCGGCACGGGAGGCGGACGCGGCGCGGATGACCGGGCACGGGGCCGGGGTGACCTGCCCCGCGGGACCCGCGCCGCCCCGGTGAGCGCGCACGGCTCACCCTTTCACCCGATAGCCCCAGGTCAAGGACCGCCTCATCACCCGATGGGGTGCCCCTTGCCCAGTGCGGTCAACTGCCATCCCTCACCGTCGCGTTCGACGAAGCCGAGCGCCCGCAGTTCGTGGAGGCGTGCGAGGACTTCGCGCGGCGGCACACCCGCGGAAGACGCGATGCGGGAGAGCTCGCCCGTTCCCCGGCCGGGGAGCGCTTCCAGTACCCGCGTCGCACCGGGGCTCAACGCGTCCCTCGGCACCGCCGGTGCCCGGCGCTCGGGAGCCAGCTCACCGACCATCCCCACCTGTTCGATCACTTCGTCGGCATCGGTGACCACTGTGGCCTCGCCCCGCAGGAGTTCGTGGACACCCTGGGAGAGTCCGGAGGTGACCGGACCGGGCAGGCCCATCAGTTGCCGCCCCAGCGCCAGGGCGCGGCGCGCCGTGACCAGCGCTCCGCTGCGCAGGGCCGCCTCCACCACGACCGTTCCCCGGGTGAGCGCGGCGATCACCCGGTTCCGCAGCACGAATCTGCTGCGGGTGGGGTGGTCACCGGGCGGCAGCTCCGCGATCAGCAGGCCGCGCTCTCCCATCGCTCGGATCAGCTCCTGGTTGCCCGGTGGATAGGCGACGTCGGCACCGCAGGCCAGAACCCCCGCGGTCGGCCCCCGGACGGCCAGAGCCCCGCGATGGGCAGCGGCGTCGATGCCGTAGGCGGCGCCCGACACCACGGTCCATCCGCGTTCGGCGAGCCCCGCACCGAGCGCGGCGGCGGAGTGCGCACCGTACTCGGTACACGCGCGGGCGCCGACGACGGCCACCGAGCGCAGCGCCCACAACCGGAGGGAGGGCTCACCCTTCAACCACAGCCCGAACGGTGCGGCGTGGCCCAAGTCGTCCAGCTGACGGGGCCATTCGGAGTCCCCCGGGCAGACGAAACGGCCGCCGCTCGCGGCGATGGCTTCCAGGTCCGCATGCGGCCGCGCCCGTGCGGCCCGCAGCTTCAGTCCCGCCCACCGCCGCTCTCTCCTGCCGCTGAGCGGTCGACCACTCCCGCTCAGCGCCGCCACCACCGCGCATGCGCCGTGCGCGGCCAGCCACCTTCCGACGAGTTCGTCGCCCGGCTCCGCGATACGGGTGAGGGCCGCCCGTGCGAGGCGCTCGGACTCCTCGGGAGCCTGCCCCGGCCGGACCGGGCCCGGCAGCCCGGCGGCCGTGGGGGGCGCCGCTCGGGCACCCGGCTCCGCAGCGGGCGGCCCGTGCTCCGGGGCGGCCGGGGGCGGGGAGGTATCGGGGCCGGCACGCTCTGCCCCCGGCCGCGGGTGCCCGGCGGTCATACGGGAACCTCCGCGGTCGGGGAGCCCCGGCGAATGCCGGTCCTCAACTCCAGGGCGGCGTGGACGTCGTCACGGGTGGGCCGAGGGTGTCCCGCCAGGTCGGCGACGGTCCAGGCGACCCGCAGCACCCGGTCGAGGCCGCGCGCGGTGAGCAGTCCGCGCTCCAGGTCTTCCTCGGCGTCGGCGAGCGCTCCGGGGACCGCTGGATGGCGGGTGCGCAGTTCGTGCCCGGGGACCTCGCTGTTGGTCTCCCACGGCGTCTCGGCGTACCGCACCGCGGCGCGCTCCCGCGCCTCCTGGACCCGGGCGGCCACCACACGGGTGGACTCCACGCGGCCGTCCACCGCGGCCAGCTCGGAGCGGGCCGGCGGCGCCACGGTGACCCGCAGGTCGACACGGTCCAGCAGGGGCCCGGAGAGCCGCGCCCGGTAGCGGCGTACCGCGGAGGGCCTGCACTCGCACCCGCCACCGACGCTGCCGTGCCGTCCGCAGGGACACGGGTTGGCGGCCAGCGCCAGCAGGAAGCGGGCCGGCATCCGCATCATTCCGGCGGCCCGCGCCACCAGGACGTGCCCCGACTCCAGCGGCTGCCGCAGCGCGTCCAGGACCTGCGCACCACATTCGGCTGCTTCGTCCAGAAAGAGCACTCCATTATGGGCCAGGGAGACCGCGCCGGGGCGGGGCAGGCCGGAGCCGCCGCCGACGAGTGCGGCCATGGTGGCCGAGTGGTGCGGGGCGCAGTAGGGCGGCCTGGCGACCAGCGGCTGTCCGCCGGGCAGGGCGCCCGCAACCGAGTGCACGGCGGTGGCCTCGAGCGACTCTTTTCTGCTGAGCGGGGGCAGCAGCCCGGGCAGTCGTTCTGCCAGCATCGTCTTACCCGCGCCGGGTGGCCCCTTGAAGTAGAGGTGATGCCGACCCGCGGCGGAGATCTCCAGGGCGTGCCGGGCGCTGTGCTGCCCCGCCACGTCGGCGAGGTCCACGGGACGCTCTTCGCCGAGCAGGCCGGTGAGACCCGGTGCCGCGGGGGGCCCGGTGAGCCCGGCGCGGGCGGCGCCGGGCAGTACTCCGTCGGTGCCCTCGGGTTCCTCGGGAACCGGTTCGTCGGCCAGCACGGCGATGAGTCGGCGCAGGCTGCGCACCCCGAGCACGGAGACGTCGGGGACCAGCGCGGCCTCCGCCGCGTTCTGCTCGGCGACGACCACCTGCCGGTATCCCGCGTCGGCTGCGGCCAGCACGGCGGGGAGGACTCCGCGGACCGGCAGCACCCGGCCGTCAAGACCCAGCTCCCCGATCATCACCACCTCGGCGGTCTGCCGCGGGTCGAGGCGTTCGGCCGCGGCGAGGACGGCGCAGGCGACGGCGATGTCGAAGCCGCTGCCGCCCTTGGGCACCGAGGCGGGGCTGAGGCCGACGGTGAGCTTCTTCTGCGGCCAGGGCACTCCGGAGTTCACCACCGCGGCCCGGACCCGGTCCCGGCTCTCGGTGAGGCTCTTGTCGGGCAGCCCCACCAGGGTGAAGGCCGCGACACCCGGTTCCAGGTCGGCCTGGACCTCGACCAGCACGCCTTCGACCCCGACGAGTGCGACGGCGCAGGTGCGGGCGAAGGCCATCAGCCGATCCCCCGGACATGCTCCACGACGGGCGCGCCTCGGCCGGGCAGGACGATGCCGACCAGGTCGATGCGCACTCCACCGGTGGGCGGGCGGCCGTAGCGCGCGATCCAGCGCTCGGAGAGCCAGCGCCCCGCCAGCCGCCGCAGCCGGGCCGTCCGCGCCGGCGGCAGGCTGCCCATAGGGGTCTGGAACGGTACGGCCCTGCGGGTCTTGACCTCGCAGATCACAATCGCATCGGCGTCCCGCGCGACGATGTCGATCTCGCCCTCGGCGCAGCGCCAGTTGCGTTCCAGGACCGCCATGCCCGCTTCGCGCAACCGGCGCGCCGCCAGGTCCTCTCCGTACCGGCCCAGGGCGCCCCTCGCGCAGGCGGGCCTGCGCCGGTCCTCACGCCGACCCGGGTCCGGGCCGCCCCGCGGGCTCCGGCCGCCCGGGCGTTCCCCTGCCGGCTGCGGGGTGCGGGGACGTGCGGTGTCAGCTCCGTTGTGTGTTTCGCCGGTGTTCATCACGGCACCACCTCCGGACACCGACTGTGACGGCGCCTGAGGCAGTTCGGGGATCTTGCTCGTTTTCTGTGGAGAACCCGGCAAATGTGGATATCCCCGTCACCTTCACGAGTGAGTGCTCAGCGGAGCCCTCAGCAAAGCGTCCCCGTGGCACCGGACCCGTTGCCGGGTCGCGTGCCACGGGGACGCCATGGGACGCGGGGACGCGTCGCCGGGCCGGATGCCGCAAGGGCACGGAGCGGTTCAGCTCTTGAACCCGGAGTCCTCCGGCAGATCGAGTTCGCTCTTGTTGAGCTCCTCGATGTTGACGTCCTTGAACGTCAGGACGCGTACCTGCTTGACGAAGCGGGCCGGTCTGTACATGTCCCAGACCCAGGCGTCCGCCATCGACACCTCGAAGAAGACCTCCCCCTGCACCGAGTGGACCTGCATCTCGTAGTCGTTGGTGAGGTAGAAGCGCCGGTCGGTCTCGATCACGTATTTGAACAGTCCGACGACGTCTCTGTACTCCCTGTAGAGCTTGAGCTCCATCTCGGTCTCGTACTTCTCGAGGTCCTCGGCGCTCATGGCATGTTCCCCTTCAGCCGTGCGTCCCCCCATTGTGCGTCACCCCGAGCGGCGTCGGGCCGAAGTCGCGCGGCGCCGCGCAAGTGGTCCGTACGCCGCCCCGCCCAGCACCAGGACGGCCCCCACAAGCACGGCGGTCAGTGCCAGCGGAAGCGGACCACGATCGGAGGTGCCCCCGGGCATGTCGGCGAAGCCGCTCGGCTCCGGAAGCATTCCGGCCGCGCTCCCGGGCCAGGCTATGGCGGCGACCCGGGCCTGGACGGCGGAGCGTGGCACGGCACCGTGGTCGGCGTCCTCAAGGTGCACCCGCGAGTCGAGGGATGCCTGCCTGTTGTCCCCCAGCAGGAAGAGTTTTCCCTCAGGCACCCGGGTGGGTTCGAACGCCCGCTGGGAGTCGTCACCCCGGGTATGCAGATACGACTCGTCGACGGGCCGGCCGTTGACGGTGAGCCGGCCCTCCCGGTCGCAGCACGCGACCTTGTCCCCGCCGACGCCCACGACGCGCTTGACCATGGGCACCGTGCCCCAGACCGAGTCCTGGAAGACGACGACGTCCCCCCGCCGCACCTCGTCGCCGTCCACCCGCTCGGCGAGCACCCGGGCACCGGCCTGCACCGTGGGGTCCATGGAGTCGGTGGGCACCGTGTAGGGCTTGTAGAGGACGGCGCCCCAGACGAAGCCGCCGAGGAAGAGCACACACCCGAGGGCCACAGCCGCTCCGGAGATTCGGTCACCCAGGCGGCCGCGGCCCTCGTCGGCACGTTCTGCCTTGCTCACTTCCGTACTCCCGGCTCTTGCGCAACGGACCCGACAGCCTGCATCGGCGCAGACCGCTGACCCTACCGGGCGGTACTCGAGGTCGTCAGCCCTCGCGGGATGCGGACTGCGCGACAGGGCGCGCATGCCGCAGTTGCGTCCGCCGACGCCGCCAGAGCACCAGCGGAACAGCGCCCGCGAGGCCGACAGCGCCCGGCGCGGCGCTCAGCGCGCGCGACTGCACGCCCTTCTGGTCGTAGGTCTCGGGGACCGGCAGCGTGCCCCAGCGGTTGATCGGCCACGCCTTGACGATGGCCCGTCCCACCACCTGCTTCTCGGGGACGAAGCCGTCTCCTGGCTGGTTCTGGTGGTAGCGGGAGTCGAGGGAGTCCTGGCGGTGGTCGCCCATCACCCACAGCTTGCCCTTCGGGACCTTCAGCGGCCCGAACGGCTTGTCGTCGCACGGGGTGTTGCCCGGGTAGACGTACGAGGACTCGTCCAGCGCCGTGCCGTTGACCCGGATCTTGCCGCCCTTCTTGCACTCCACCGTGTCCCCGCCGACCGCGATGACCCGCTTGATCAGGTCCTTCTCGTTGGCCGAGGGCATCAGGCCGATGAAGCTGAGCGCGGTCTGCAGGAAGTTCTCCTCGACGTGCGCCTCGGGGAGCCAGCCGCCCGGGTCGTGGAAGACGACGACCTCGCCGCGCTCCGGGGTCGCTCCGAACCACGGCGTCAGCTTGTCCACCAGCACCCGGTCACCGCGCTGAAGCGTGTCCTGCATCGAGTCGGAGGGGATGGAGAACGCTTGGACCAGGAATGTCTTGATGATCAGGGCGAGGATGAGCGCGATACCGATGAGCATCGGCAGCTCTTTCCAGAACGGGCGCTGCTTCTTCGCGGCCTTCTTGTCGTCCGGCTCCCCGGCTTCTCCGGACGGGTCCGCCGCCTCGGCCGTTCCGTCCGGGTCCGGTGCCTCGTGCTGCGGCTTCGCCCCGGAGGTCCACGGGCCGTCCCCGTCCGCCCCTGAGCCGGCCGCCGTCCCGTCGGTCTCCGCCGTCACGCTGTCACTCCCTCTTTCCACGGCCGGTGCTTCTGCGTCGCCCGTCCTGCCGTCCGCACCCGGACCTCCGTCCTCCGGGTACCCGGATCCGGACCGCGTACCGACCGCCAAATCCCCCACATCCACTCCTCACGCCGCGCATTCGCCTGTCCCGCCAGCGGTACAGGCCCACCATTCCCATAACGAGCGGAAGTTCCGCGGAGAACGGCAGTTGCGCCACCCGATTGTCCCGGTTCATCTGCAGGGAGACGGCTCCGCCACCGGGGTCGGGGACGGAGGCGTACACTCCGGGCTCTTCCAACCGTCTCCAGTGGTCGAACGGCCACGCGATGACGACAGCCTTACCAACGATTCGGTCTTCTCCGATCGTTCCTCGATTCGAATCCTTCAGGTGATAACGCGAGTCGGCGGAGTTGGCGCGATGGTCACCCATCACGAAGACACGTCCTGCGGGGACGTTGACCGTGAACTTCATCCGGGAGGGCTTGTTGCCCGGGTGAAGATAGGGCTCGTTCAGCGGCGTGCCGTTGACGGTGACGCGCCCCTGCTTGTCGCAGCAACGCACCGTGTCCCCACCGACGGCGACGACCCGTTTGATCAGATCCTGCTCGTCGTCCGAGGGCAGCAGTCCGATGAACGTGAGCAGTTCCTTGCCCTGCTTGATCCCGACTGGCGCGCCATCCGGCTTCTTCTTCTCGTTCTCCAGCCAGCCGCCCGGGTCCTGGAACACGACCACGTCCCCACGGTGCGGCTCGGCACCGAACCACGGTGTGAACTTGTCCACCAGCACCCGGTCCCCGATCCGGATGGTCTGCTCCATGGAACCCGACGGGATCACGAACGCCTGCACGAGAAAGGTCTTCAGCACCCACGCGATCAGCAGCGCGACGCAGACGAGGAGCGGGAATTCCTTGGTCGCGGAGAGCCTGCGCCGACGCTGGATGCGCTTGGCGGCGCGCCTGCGATCGGCCCTGCCCTGACCGGGGCGGCGTAGCGGCGGCGCCTCGGAGGCCGGATCCGCCGGCTCGGCGGCGTGAGCGGGCTCTTCGCGGAGTGTGGCGTCAGCGAGTCCCTCGGCATCGGCGGCCCCGGCGTTCCGGGGCCCGGGCGCCGGTTCACCGGGCAGGCCCTGACCGGCCGGGGGCGGGGGCGGGGCGGGGCCCGGGGCGCCGAACGGCTGGGAGCGGCCCCAGGGCTCCGCCCGGGCGTCGGGGCCCGTGTAGTCGTAGGGCTCCGTGTACGGGTAGTCGGCGCCGGGCGGCGACGCGCCGCCGATGGCACCGGGCCCCGGGCCGTGCGGTCGGCCGGGCCTCCCGCCGGGTCCGCCGTACGCACCGTGACCGGCGGGCGCGCCATGGCCGCCGTGCTGGTCGCAGGCCCCGTCGGCGCCACGCGCTCCGGCGCCCGGCGCACCGAATCCGGCGTCGCCCGGGGAGCCCTCGGGATCAGTCATGGCCACTGCCCGTGCCGGACGGCACCGATCCGATGCGGCTCGGCGGCCAGCCGAGCCAGTCGGCCCGCCCGATCACGCGCTCGACCGGAACCGTGCCGCCACCGGGTTCGCCGAGGTGGTCGCGGGAGTCGCTGGAGCGGGAACGGTAGTCCCCCATCACCCACAGGCGCCCCTCGGGCACCCGGATGTCGAAGGGTACGGCGGAAGGGGCGTTTCCGGAGTGCAGATACTCCTCGTCCACGGGCCGGCCGTTCACCTCGATCCTCCCCCGCCTGTCGCAGCAGCGCACCCGATCGCCGCCGACCCCGATCACCCGCTTCACGTAGTCCGTCTCGGCGGGCCGTGCCAGTCCGGTCGCAGCGCCCGCCTCGCGCAGTGCGGCCACCACCGGGTTCGCGTCGGGATCGGCCTCCCTCGAGAAGGAGCCGGTGCCGTCGAAGACCACGACGTCCCCGCGTCGTGGACCGTCTCCGAAACGATAGACCAGCTTGTTCACCAGTACCCGGTCCCCGACGCGCAGGGTCGGATCCATCGAGGAACTCGGGATCAGAAAAGGTTGCACGATGAATGCACTTGTCAGCAAGAGCACCGCCGGCACCGATGCCGCGGCCAGGCCCAGACGCACGGAGCGCGACCTGCCCTTCGTCCCCTGCTCGGGAACCGAAGAGCGGCCGCGCTCCGGTGGTTCGTGCTGTTCCTCGGTCTCCATCGAGCGGAAGCCTAACCGGCCCGCCGGGCGCCGAGGACGCGCGCTCAGCTCGCGCGCTTCTCCTTGATCTTGGCGGCCTTGCCGCGCAGCTCGCGCAGGTAGTACAGCTTGGCGCGGCGGACGTCACCGCGGGTCACGACCTCGATCTTCTCGACGATCGGGGTGTGCACCGGGAAGGTGCGCTCGACGCCGACACTGAAGCTGACCTTGCGGACGGTGAAGGTCTCCCGCACGCCCGAGCCCTGGCGGCGGATGCAGACGCCCTTGAACTGCTGGACACGGGAGCGGTTGCCCTCGATGACGCGGACGTGCACGTTGACCGTGTCGCCGGGGCGGAAGGCCGGTACGTCCGTACGCAGGGAGGCGGAGTCGACGCTGTCGAGGAGGTGGGACATGTCCGTCTGCTTTCTTCGCCGATGCCACAGGTCATCAGCGGAATCGTGGTGATGGTCCGAAGGCCGCGTCCTCGGCGGGCGTCGGTCCCCCTGTGGCAGGGTCGCGCGCCGGAGACGAAGCGGGAGATCCCAGCCCGAGGCCGGGGTCGGCCCATTCTTCCACGGGCTCCCCACCCGGCCCAAATCGGCGCCCGCTCCGCACCCGGCGGCTACGGCCCGGGCTACGACCCGGTCCCGTCCTGCTCGAGGCCGTGCTGCCGGTCGGGGGCCACTTGCTCCTCGGCGCCGCGCTGCCCGACTCCGTCGTGCGGCGCCGCCCCGGGGCCCGGCCGCCAGTGGCCGTCCGCGCCCGGCTCCCAGCCCAGAGCCGCCAGGGCGGCTCTGTCGTGCTTGTCGAGAGCTTCGGGGGCGCAGCGTTCGACCAGGTCGGGGCGGTTGCCGACCGTCCGTTCGAAGGCCTGGTCGCGGCGCCAGCGCGCGATCCTGCCGTGGTGACCGCTCAGCAGCACCTCCGGAATGCCCCGTCCGCGCCACTCGGGCGGCTTGGTGTAGACGGGTCCCTCCAGCAGATTCGCCATCGTGCCGGGTGCGAAGGAGTCGTCCTGGTGGGAGGCGGCGTTGCCGAGCACACCGGGCAGCAGCCGCGCGACCGCTTCGACCATGACGAGGACGGGTGCCTCGCCACCGGCGAGGACGTAGTCCCCGATGGAGACCTCGCGCACGTCGAACCGTTCCGCGTACTCCTCGATGACGCGGCGGTCGATGCCCTCGTACCGCGCGGGCGTGAAGACGAGCCAGGGCTTGCCCGCCAGCTCGACCGCCAGCTCCTGGGTGAACGGCTGCCCGCTGGGGGTGGGGACGACGAGCACCGGGGAGTCCTGGTCCGGCCGGCCTGTGGCCAGCACCTCGTCCAGTGCCTCGCCCCAGGGCTCGGGCTTCATGACCATGCCGGGGCCGCCGCCGTACGGGGTGTCGTCGACGGTGTGGTGCCGGTCGTGCGTCCAGGCGCGCAGGTCGTGGACGCGCACGTCCAGCACTCCGCGCGCCCGCGCCTTGCCGACCAGGGAGACGTTCAGCGGCTCCAGGTACTCGGGGAAGATCGTGACGACGTCGAGCCTCACCGGGTGCTCCCCTGGCCGGGGTCCTCGGCGTCCGGCGCCGAGGGGGTGGCCGGACCCCCGGACGGCTCCCCGGACGCGGGTTCCCCCTTCTCCGGCTCCGCGTCCGCGGGCTCCTCGCCGAGCAGCCCGGGAGGCGGGTCGACGAGCGCGCGCTGGGCCTCCAGGTCGATCTCCGGGACGATCTCGGAGACGAACGGGATCAGGGCCTCACCGCCGTCCGCGCGCCGCACCACGAGCAGGTCCTGGGCCGGCAGATGCGCGACGCTCTCGATCCGCCCGACGACCGTCCCGTCCCCGGTGACGACCTCCAGGTCGACCAACTGGTGGTCGTAGAACTCCTCCGGGTCCTCGGGGGTCTCGTCCGGGTCGACCTCGGCGACGAGCAGCGTGTTGCGCAGGGCCTCGGCGGCGGTGCGGTCCCCCACGCCCTCGAAGCGCAGCAGCAGCCGTCCGCTGTGCACCCGCCCGGTGGCCACGGTGAGCGGCCCGACGGCGGCCGGTTCGGTGGCCAGCACCGCGCCGGGGCCGAGCCGCAGTTCCGGCTCGTCGGTCCTGACCTCGACCGTGACCTCGCCCTTGATGCCGTGGGCGCGGCCGATCCGCGCGACGACTAGCTGCACTGTGCTTCTCCGTGCTCGGTTCGGTACTCGGTGGGTGTCCGCGGTCCCGGGGCGGTGTGTGGACCGGGGGTCCGGGCGCGACAACGGGCCGGGGACGGCTTGGCTGCCGTCCCCGGCCCGTGCCGGTGCTGCATGCTGCGCTTCAGTGGACCTGGTCCACGTCGACGAGGTCGACGCGGATGCCCCGGCCGCCGAGCGCTCCCACGACGGTGCGCAGAGCACGCGCGGTGCGGCCGTTGCGGCCGATCACCTTGCCGAGATCGTCGGGGTGCACCCGGACCTCGAGCACACGTCCGCGACGGAGGTTGCGGGACGCGATCTGCACCTCGTCGGGGTGGTCGACGATGCCCTTCACCAGGTGCTCGAGGGCCTCCTCGAGCATCCTCAGGCCTCGGTCGACTCGGTGGCGGTGGCCGAAGCGTCGGCCCCGTCCGCCTTCTTGTCGGCCTTGTCAGCCTTCTTGGCCTTGGGGGTGATGGCCTCACCCTTGGGCTCGTCGGCGGACTCCTTGGCGGCGGCCTCGAACAGGGCGCGCTTGTCGGCCTTGGGCTCGGCGACCTTCATCGGCTCCGGGGCGGGCAGCCCCTTGAACTTCTGCCAGTCGCCGGTGACCTTGAGGATGGCCTCGACGGGCTCGGTCGGCTGGGCGCCGACGCTGAGCCAGTACTGCGCACGCTCCGAGTCGACCTCGATGCGCGAGGGGTTCTGCACCGGGTGGTACAGGCCGATCTCCTCGATGGCCCGGCCGTCGCGGCGGGTGCGGGAGTCGGCGACGATGATGCGGTAGTGAGGCGAACGGATCTTGCCCAGACGCTTCAGCTTGATCTTGACTGCCACGGGTGTGGTGTCTCCTGGTCTTGACGTGGGTGGACACGGCGGACTGCCACGTGGGGTTGTAGCGCCGGGTGCCCGAATGGACGCGTCAGCCGGAGGAGAGAGGGGTCCTGTGCGACTGTCGAGTTCAGCCGACCATGATGCCACACCGCGGAGCCCGGCAGAAACCGCCCCCTTCCCGGCCGCGGCCCGCCCCCTGGGCCCGCGGCCGGGAAGGGGGCGGTGTGGCGCGCGGCACCGCGGGCGGTCAGCCCACGGCCGCCATCGGTTCCGGCTCCGGGACCGGGGCCGTATCGACGGGGATGCGGAACTGCTTGCCGCAGGCCCCGCACATGATCGGGGCCTGCGCCAGCACGGAGGGGACGACCCGGACGTTGCGCCCGCAGTCACAGACGGCCTTGACACGGACCCCGCCTCCGGAGGAGCCGTGCCGGGCCGCCGGGCCGCGGAAGCTGCGCCCGGTGTCCGTCTCGGTGGCCGCGCTGTACGCCTTCAGTGCCCGCTGCAGGCGGTCGGCGGTGGGGCGGTAGCGCCGTCGTGTCTCGGGCGTGAGTACCACGAGGGAGAAGCCGCTGCTGGGATGCGGTTCCTCGGGGTGGTCGAGACCGAGCTCCACGGCGATCGCCAGGAAGCGGCGGTTGTGGTAGCGGCCGGCCCGCGAGGTGTCCCGGACACCGCGGGCCGCCGCGATGCCGTGGACCGCCTCGTGGAGCAGCCGTTCGAAGGAGAGCCCGGTACCGCAGGCGGACGAGGACTCTCCGATGAGTGATTCGGGCGCGGCCAGATCCGGCAGCTCGGGGTGGTGCCGTTGAATGTCGGCCCAGGC
It encodes the following:
- a CDS encoding DUF2469 domain-containing protein, translating into MSAEDLEKYETEMELKLYREYRDVVGLFKYVIETDRRFYLTNDYEMQVHSVQGEVFFEVSMADAWVWDMYRPARFVKQVRVLTFKDVNIEELNKSELDLPEDSGFKS
- a CDS encoding YifB family Mg chelatase-like AAA ATPase, with translation MAFARTCAVALVGVEGVLVEVQADLEPGVAAFTLVGLPDKSLTESRDRVRAAVVNSGVPWPQKKLTVGLSPASVPKGGSGFDIAVACAVLAAAERLDPRQTAEVVMIGELGLDGRVLPVRGVLPAVLAAADAGYRQVVVAEQNAAEAALVPDVSVLGVRSLRRLIAVLADEPVPEEPEGTDGVLPGAARAGLTGPPAAPGLTGLLGEERPVDLADVAGQHSARHALEISAAGRHHLYFKGPPGAGKTMLAERLPGLLPPLSRKESLEATAVHSVAGALPGGQPLVARPPYCAPHHSATMAALVGGGSGLPRPGAVSLAHNGVLFLDEAAECGAQVLDALRQPLESGHVLVARAAGMMRMPARFLLALAANPCPCGRHGSVGGGCECRPSAVRRYRARLSGPLLDRVDLRVTVAPPARSELAAVDGRVESTRVVAARVQEARERAAVRYAETPWETNSEVPGHELRTRHPAVPGALADAEEDLERGLLTARGLDRVLRVAWTVADLAGHPRPTRDDVHAALELRTGIRRGSPTAEVPV
- a CDS encoding YraN family protein → MGRYGEDLAARRLREAGMAVLERNWRCAEGEIDIVARDADAIVICEVKTRRAVPFQTPMGSLPPARTARLRRLAGRWLSERWIARYGRPPTGGVRIDLVGIVLPGRGAPVVEHVRGIG
- the dprA gene encoding DNA-processing protein DprA; the encoded protein is MTAGHPRPGAERAGPDTSPPPAAPEHGPPAAEPGARAAPPTAAGLPGPVRPGQAPEESERLARAALTRIAEPGDELVGRWLAAHGACAVVAALSGSGRPLSGRRERRWAGLKLRAARARPHADLEAIAASGGRFVCPGDSEWPRQLDDLGHAAPFGLWLKGEPSLRLWALRSVAVVGARACTEYGAHSAAALGAGLAERGWTVVSGAAYGIDAAAHRGALAVRGPTAGVLACGADVAYPPGNQELIRAMGERGLLIAELPPGDHPTRSRFVLRNRVIAALTRGTVVVEAALRSGALVTARRALALGRQLMGLPGPVTSGLSQGVHELLRGEATVVTDADEVIEQVGMVGELAPERRAPAVPRDALSPGATRVLEALPGRGTGELSRIASSAGVPPREVLARLHELRALGFVERDGEGWQLTALGKGHPIG
- a CDS encoding TetR/AcrR family transcriptional regulator, with the protein product MQRAALLDAARSLLSEGGTEALTFPALAQRTGLARSSVYEYFRSRAAVVEELCAADFPVWAAEVESAMRAAPTPGGKVEAYVRRQLALVGDRRHRAVVAISAGELDGGARERIRAAHGGLISMVVEALGELGHARPRLVAVLLQGVVDAGVRRIELGAAEDPEQIAEAAVSMALNGVRG
- the whiG gene encoding RNA polymerase sigma factor WhiG; its protein translation is MPQHISGPDRTAAAAAAAARLVVDDDTPRTAPSSLDELWRSYKATADSGLREQLILHYSPLVKYVAGRVSVGLPSNVEQADFVSSGIFGLIDAIEKFDPSRSIKFETYAITRIRGAMIDELRALDWIPRSVRQKARAVERAYATLEARLRRSPSESEVAEEMGIETEELHGVFSQLSLANVVALEELLHVGGDGGDRLSLVDTLEDTAADNPVEVAEDRELRRLLARAINTLPEREKTVVTLYYYEGLTLAEIGQVLGVTESRVSQIHTKSVLQLRAKLADAGR